One Panicum virgatum strain AP13 chromosome 3N, P.virgatum_v5, whole genome shotgun sequence DNA segment encodes these proteins:
- the LOC120664299 gene encoding heat shock 70 kDa protein 15-like gives MSVVGFDLGNESCIVAVARQRGIDVVLNEESKRETPAIVCFGDKQRFIGTAGAASSTMNPKNSISQIKRLLGRKFSDPELQQDLASFPFRVSEGPDGFPLVHARYLGEEQAFTPTQLLAMVLSNLKGIAEGNLNAAVVDCCIGIPVYFSDLQRRAVLDAATIAGLRPLRLFHETTATALAYGIYKTDLPENDQLNVAFVDVGHASMQVSIVGYKKGQLKMLSHTYDRSLGGRDFDEALFKHFAAKFKEEYKIDVYQNARACLRLRVACEKLKKVLSANPEAPLNIECLMDEKDVRGFIKREEFEQISAPVLERVKGPLEKALAEAGLTTENVHFVEVVGSGSRVPAIIKIITEFFGKEPRRTMNASECVARGCALQCAILSPTFKVREFQVNDGFPFSIALSWKPDSQNSAPQHSVVFPKGNAIPSVKALTFYRSSTFEVDVLYVDTGDSQIQPKISTYTIGPFQPSKGEKAKLKVKVRLNIHGIVTVDLAMMLEEDVEVPASSVNEAPKDATKMDTDDAPSDPSGTDVNMQEPKSADTTEGATAAENGAQDPEEKSVPMETDAKVEPSKKKVKKISVPVNELVYGALPAAELEKAVEKEYEMALQDRVMEETKEKKNAVEAYVYDMRNKLYDMYNDFVTPEEKEALIARLQEVEDWLYEDGEDETKGVYIAKLEELKKIGDPIEARYKEWTERGSAVDQLVYCINSFREAALSNDQKFEHIDISEKQKVINECSEAENWLRDRKQQQDALPKFANPVLLVSDLKKKAETLDRFCKPIMTKPKPAPKPQTPPQTPPPQPETQAQEPQTPEQQQNGAGATGVPASEGGAQEASGEQMDTDKPENSAEASA, from the exons ATGAGCGTAGTGGGGTTCGACCTTGGCAATGAGAGCTGCATCGTCGCCGTGGCGCGGCAGCGCGGCATCGATGTGGTCCTCAACGAGGAGTCGAAGCGGGAGACCCCAGCCATCGTCTGCTTCGGGGATAAGCAGCGGTTCATCGGCACTGCAGGTGCCGCGTCCTCCACCATGAACCCCAAGAACTCCATCTCGCAGATCAAGCGCCTGCTCGGCCGCAAGTTCTCCGATCCCGAGCTGCAGCAAGATCTCGCCTCTTTCCCATTCCGTGTGTCCGAGGGTCCTGATGGGTTTCCGCTTGTCCATGCACGGTATTTGGGCGAGGAGCAGGCGTTCACCCCCACGCAGCTGCTTGCCATGGTTCTGTCCAATCTGAAGGGCATTGCTGAGGGTAACTTGAATGCTGCGGTTGTGGACTGCTGCATCGGTATCCCAGTGTACTTCAGTGATCTTCAGCGCAGGGCTGTTCTGGATGCTGCCACTATTGCGGGTCTCCGTCCATTGCGGTTGTTCCATGAGACAACAGCCACAGCATTGGCATATGGTATTTATAAGACTGATCTCCCGGAGAACGATCAGTTGAACGTTGCATTTGTTGATGTTGGTCATGCCAGCATGCAGGTCAGCATTGTTGGTTACAAGAAGGGACAACTCAAGATGTTGTCCCATACGTATGACCGGTCCCTTGGTGGGAGGGACTTTGATGAGGCCCTCTTTAAGCACTTTGCAGCCAAGTTCAAAGAGGAGTACAAGATTGATGTGTACCAGAATGCCCGTGCATGCCTTAGATTGCGTGTAGCGTGTGAGAAGCTGAAGAAGGTGCTCAGCGCCAACCCTGAGGCACCACTGAATATAGAGTGTTTGATGGACGAGAAGGATGTGCGGGGGTTCATCAAGAGGGAGGAGTTTGAACAGATTAGTGCCCCAGTGCTGGAACGTGTGAAGGGGCCATTGGAGAAGGCACTGGCTGAAGCTGGCTTGACAACAGAAAATGTTCACTTTGTTGAAGTTGTTGGTTCTGGTTCTCGTGTTCCAGCCATAATCAAGATAATTACAGAATTTTTTGGGAAGGAGCCAAGGAGGACTATGAATGCTAGTGAGTGTGTTGCACGAGGATGTGCTCTTCAGTGTGCTATTCTCAGCCCCACTTTTAAAGTGCGGGAGTTTCAG GTTAATGATGGGTTTCCTTTCTCAATTGCATTGTCATGGAAGCCAGACTCCCAGAACAGTGCACCCCAGCATTCCGTTGTATTCCCAAAGGGGAATGCTATCCCCAGCGTTAAGGCTCTGACCTTCTATAGATCAAGTACATTTGAAGTTGATGTTTTGTACGTTGACACGGGTGACTCACAAATTCAACCAAAAATAAGCACTTACACA ATTGGCCCTTTCCAACCCTCCAAAGGTGAGAAGGCCAAACTGAAAGTTAAAGTTCGTCTCAACATCCATGGGATTGTAACAGTTGATTTAGCAATG ATGCTGGAGGAGGATGTGGAAGTTCCAGCTTCATCTGTGAATGAAGCTCCGAAGGATGCCACAAAGATGGACACAGATGATGCACCAAGTGATCCTTCTGGAACGGATGTGAATATGCAGGAGCCTAAAAGTGCTGATACCACTGAGGGTGCTACTGCAGCTGAGAATGGAGCACAAGATCCTGAGGAAAAATCTGTCCCAATGGAAACTGATGCAAAG GTTGAGCCATCGAAAAAGAAAGTTAAGAAAATTTCTGTTCCAGTCAATGAGTTGGTCTATGGTGCATTGCCCGCTGCTGAACTGGAAAAGGCTGTAGAGAAGGAGTATGAGATGGCTCTTCAGGACAGGGTAATGGAAGAAACCAAGGAGAAGAAAAATGCTGTGGAGGCTTATGTCTATGACATGCGTAACAAG CTCTACGACATGTACAACGATTTTGTCACACCAGAGGAGAAGGAAGCGCTGATTGCTAGGCTTCAGGAGGTTGAAGATTGGCTGTATGAAGATGGTGAGGATGAGACAAAGGGGGTCTATATTGCTAAACTGGAAGAACTTAAAAAG ATTGGTGATCCTATTGAGGCAAGGTACAAAGAGTGGACCGAGAGAGGTTCCGCTGTTGACCAGCTGGTATACTGCATCAACAGTTTTAGAGAGGCTGCGCTGTCTAATGACCAAAAGTTTGAGCACATCGATATATCAGAGAAACAAAAG GTCATCAACGAGTGCTCTGAGGCAGAGAACTGGCTGAGAGATAGAAAGCAACAGCAGGATGCTCTACCAAAGTTCGCTAACCCTGTGCTTCTTGTGTCAGATCTGAAGAAGAAAGCTGAAACACTTGACAG GTTCTGCAAACCGATCATGACAAAACCTAAGCCAGCTCCAAAGCCGCAGACTCCACCACAgactccaccgccgcagcctgaAACCCAAGCACAGGAGCCTCAAACACCAGAGCAGCAACAAAACGGTGCAGGTGCAACTGGTGTGCCGGCAAGTGAGGGAGGTGCGCAGGAGGCTTCTGGGGAGCAAATGGACACGGACAAGCCTGAGAATTCTGCTGAGGCCTCAGCATAG